A stretch of the Marasmius oreades isolate 03SP1 chromosome 8, whole genome shotgun sequence genome encodes the following:
- a CDS encoding uncharacterized protein (MEROPS:MER0037714), with product MLYRGSFVHCPQLGQVDILNDHLLAVNEAGFIKHFEPSDSINSRRYLDTHLASQELIALEPGNFLLPTFCDLHLHAPQFLYQGNGLHLPLMKWLDEYAFKAEEELDSNPALAKKVYSGLANRLIEHGTGAVMLFGTIREETNLILAEVFLNAGLRGFIGKLSMDISTRPTYVENSAEESLVAIASFIGKLKAMTSQLPVHRRLVEPVVTPRFVPTCSNELLHGLGKYAREQCLRIQSHLAEAHDQVDWVRRERGAEDVEVFEKNNLLTPRTVQAHCTFLDSPSLCKIHDQQTTIAHCPLSNAYFSAEPFRLREALNIGVSVGLGTDVAGGYSIDIMNAMRQAVVVSRMREGARTMGNISSRVSLAIDWKEALYLATRGGAIGLGLPDGSGMFQVGAPFDAQHIELFKIEPARGIGSFDVFELELDGHGLSEDMVEKWWCLGDSRNRLATWVQGVKLAAIPVQE from the exons ATGCTATACAGAGGATCTTTCGTTCATTGCCCACAGCTCGGCCAGGTGGATATATTGAATGATCACTTACTAG CTGTCAATGAAGCCGGTTTCATCAAGCACTTCGAACCTTCAGATTCCATCAACTCACGTCGATATCTAGATACACATCTGGCATCTCAAGAGTTGATCGCGTTGGAGCCAGGCAATTTCCTACTTCCAACTTTCTGTGATTTGCACCTACACGCGCCGCAGTTCTTGTACCAAGGGAATGGGCTACACTTACCTCTCATGAAATGGTTGGATGAATATGCCTTCAAGGCTGAAGAGGAATTGGACTCTAACCCTGCTTTGGCGAAGAAAGTGTATTCTGGTCTTGCCAATCGGTTAATTGAGCACGGAACTGGGGCTGTCATGCTTTTTGGCACGATACGGGAGGAAACAAA TCTGATTCTTGCAGAAGTTTTCTTGAACGCTGGATTAAGAGGGTTCATTGGAAAGCTCTCGATGGATATATCGACTCGTCCCACGTATGTCGAAAACTCGGCAGAAGAATCTCTTGTCGCCATTGCAAGCTTCATAGGAAAGCTGAAGGCAATGACGAGTCAGCTCCCCGTCCACAGACGGCTGGTTGAGCCCGTCGTCACTCCACGCTTTGTACCGACATGTTCCAACGAGTTGCTTCACGGACTCGGAAAGTATGCACGAGAACAATGTCTTAGAATCCAGAGCCACTTAGCCGAAGCTCACGATCAGGTGGATTGGGTTAGACGTGAACGAGGAGCCGAAGATGTGGAAGTGTTTGAAAAG AACAATCTTTTGACACCAAGAACGGTCCAAGCTCATTGCACATTCCTTGACAGTCCCTCCTTATGCAAGATCCATGATCAGCAGACCACTATAGCGCATTGCCCATTATCCAATGCTTACTTCTCTGCAGAACCTTTCCGGCTTCGTGAAGCGTTGAACATAGGCGTGTCTGTAGGTCTTGGCACCGATGTCGCTGGGGGGTACAGCATCGACATCATGAATGCCATGAGACAAGCAGTTGTGGTGTCTCGAATGAGAGAAGGTGCGAGGACAATGGGAAATATATCATCTCGAGTGAGCCTTGCCATCGATTGGAAGGAGGCACTCTACCTCGCAACACGCGGAGGTGCTATAGGCCTAGGTCTTCCCGATGGGAGTGGTATGTTTCAAGTAGGTGCCCCATTCGATGCACAGCATA TCGAGCTGTTTAAGATAGAACCCGCTCGCGGTATAGGATCTTTCGACGTGTTTGAACTCGAATTGGATGGGCACGGACTTTCAGAAGATATGGTAGAAAAATGGTGGTGTCTTGGTGACAGCCGAAATCGCTTAGCAACATGGGTGCAGGGTGTCAAACTTGCTGCAATTCCTGTTCAAGAGTAA
- a CDS encoding uncharacterized protein (CAZy:GH128), whose translation MILWHWLLVTSSMKISAFGPFQPVCSENWIRGWYKTSSSSRADSRARFTLICAKNAKRGLSFASVDNTADVLNFNQTASEISWIYDWGTPVPPYLASSGVEYIPMQWGAGNIENLSTTVKAQGSKVILGFNEPDFKEQSNIDPNFAAQLWMKYIEPLKASGVRLGGPAVSSGGSGIPWMTSFLAACSNCTIDFIPVHWYGTGVAGFYDYLWQMHNKSGNKTLWITEYANTSLNQTEVDEFLNQTTTYLDGLDWVERYAWFGYFRPANGSAYNFMNADGGLNDLGKHYIGADTVVRSGPSTATQASNGGGNPTKSLPTVSAGAGRQPTFLPANNHALARWKFSISGLVGAFLVAIASI comes from the exons ATGATTCTCTGGCACTGGTTATTGGTGACATCCAGCATGAAGATTTCTGCCTTTGGTCCCTTTCAACCTGTTTGCAGTGAGAATTGGATTAGAGGCTGGTACAAGACCTCAAGCTCGTCCAGAGCAGATTCACGAGCGCGGTT TACACTCATTTGTGCCAAGAATGCTAAACGTGGTCTCTCCTTTGCTTCGGTCGATAACACAGCAGACGTATTAAACTTCAATCAAACTGCCAGCGAGATTTCGTGGATTTACGACTGGGGTACTCCCGTTCCGCCTTATCTTGCATCATCTGGAGTCGAGTATATTCCAATGCAATGGGGCGCCGGGAATATTGAGAACCTCTCGACCACCGTGAAAGCACAGGGTTCCAAGGTCATCCTG GGTTTCAACGAACCGGATTTCAAGGAGCAGTCGAACATCGATCCTAACTTTGCTGCTCAACTGTGGATGAAATATATTGAGCCGCTCAAGGCCTCGGGTGTTCGGCTGGGTGGACCCGCAGTTTCCAGCGGGGGAAGTGGGATTCCTTGGATGACATCTTTCCTCGCCGCCTGTTCAAACTGCACGATTGATTTCATTCCTGTGCATTG GTACGGTACTGGCGTGGCTGGTTTCTACGATTATCTGTGGCAGATGCACAATAAATCCGGGAACAAAACGCTATGGATTACGGAGTACGCAAACACTTCGCTTAATCAAACCG AGGTGGATGAATTTTTAAACCAAACCACAACTTATCTCGATGGTCTGGATTGGGTTGAACGTTACGCATGGTTCGGTTACTTC AGACCCGCGAATGGTTCTGCATACA ACTTTATGAATGCAGATGGAGGCCTGAATGACTTGGGGAAGCACTATATCGGCGCAGATACGGTAGTACGGAGTGGTCCATCTACCGCCACACAGGCTTCTAATGGTGGAGGTAATCCCACTAAAAGTTTACCGACTGTCTCCGCCGGAGCTGGCCGCCAACCGACGTTTTTACCCGCCAACAATCATGCACTGGCTCGCTGGAAATTTTCTATCAGTGGACTTGTCGGTGCTTTCCTTGTCGCCATCGCAAGCATATGA
- a CDS encoding uncharacterized protein (CAZy:GH128), with product MFRLLILALSSTLICAKNAKRGLSFASVDNTADVLNFNQTASEISWIYDWGTPVPPYLASSGVEYIPMQWGAGNIENLSTTVKAQGSKVILGFNEPDFKEQSNIDPNFAAQLWMKYIEPLKASGVRLGGPAVSSGGSGIPWMTSFLAACSNCTIDFIPVHWYGTGVAGFYDYLWQMHNKSGNKTLWITEYANTSLNQTEVDEFLNQTTTYLDGLDWVERYAWFGYFRPANGSAYNFMNADGGLNDLGKHYIGADTVVRSGPSTATQASNGGGNPTKSLPTVSAGAGRQPTFLPANNHALARWKFSISGLVGAFLVAIASI from the exons ATGTTTCGCCTTCTCATCCTTGCTCTGTCCAGTACACTCATTTGTGCCAAGAATGCTAAACGTGGTCTCTCCTTTGCTTCGGTCGATAACACAGCAGACGTATTAAACTTCAATCAAACTGCCAGCGAGATTTCGTGGATTTACGACTGGGGTACTCCCGTTCCGCCTTATCTTGCATCATCTGGAGTCGAGTATATTCCAATGCAATGGGGCGCCGGGAATATTGAGAACCTCTCGACCACCGTGAAAGCACAGGGTTCCAAGGTCATCCTG GGTTTCAACGAACCGGATTTCAAGGAGCAGTCGAACATCGATCCTAACTTTGCTGCTCAACTGTGGATGAAATATATTGAGCCGCTCAAGGCCTCGGGTGTTCGGCTGGGTGGACCCGCAGTTTCCAGCGGGGGAAGTGGGATTCCTTGGATGACATCTTTCCTCGCCGCCTGTTCAAACTGCACGATTGATTTCATTCCTGTGCATTG GTACGGTACTGGCGTGGCTGGTTTCTACGATTATCTGTGGCAGATGCACAATAAATCCGGGAACAAAACGCTATGGATTACGGAGTACGCAAACACTTCGCTTAATCAAACCG AGGTGGATGAATTTTTAAACCAAACCACAACTTATCTCGATGGTCTGGATTGGGTTGAACGTTACGCATGGTTCGGTTACTTC AGACCCGCGAATGGTTCTGCATACA ACTTTATGAATGCAGATGGAGGCCTGAATGACTTGGGGAAGCACTATATCGGCGCAGATACGGTAGTACGGAGTGGTCCATCTACCGCCACACAGGCTTCTAATGGTGGAGGTAATCCCACTAAAAGTTTACCGACTGTCTCCGCCGGAGCTGGCCGCCAACCGACGTTTTTACCCGCCAACAATCATGCACTGGCTCGCTGGAAATTTTCTATCAGTGGACTTGTCGGTGCTTTCCTTGTCGCCATCGCAAGCATATGA